CGTCGTCGGCGGGAACGCCGGTGCCGATGTAGGCCAGATCGGCCATGAGATACACGGTTCGCCCGTGCTCACGCCACCGTCGCAGCACCGCCACCAGGTCGCGCAGTTCCTCCGGCTGGTATGCGAACGTCGACGGGTTGCTGGTGACGGTCAGGTAGACAAGGGTGACGTCGGCGTGCTCCCGCAGCGCCTGATCGAGCTGCTCGGCGGTGAGCTTGAAGTGGTCCTCGGCGCGGGTGCGGACGGGATGGACGCGGTAGCCGTTGGCCTCGGCCTGCGACTCCAAGACGTTGAACCCGGGAGCCGGCAGGAGCACGGCGCCGACGGCCCGCGAGCTCTTGCGGGCGACGGCGGCCAGGCCACGCAGCACCTTGTCCATGCAGTCGGTGGCGCCGAGGCCGAGGGCGACGTGGCCGGCATCGGCTTCGAGCCCCCACTGCCGCATGTCGTCGGCCAGCCATTCCCGCAGCACCGGGTTACCGACGCTGGCCAGGTCGTAGACGCGCGCGTCGAAACCGGCCCGCAGCACGACCCGCTCCATGGCCATCATCTGTTCGCGCAGCCACTGGTACACCCGGCCGGTGGCGACGTGGCCCTGGATGTCCTCGCCGGGAAGCGCGATGCCGAGTTCGTCGGCGAGCATTCGGTAGTCGCCCGGGCCGCCGTCCTCCCCCTCGCGCTCGGTGATGAGCCGGGTGTCGACGTCGCCGATGGTCCGGTTGACGATCTCCAGCCGGGTCGCGGCCGGGTCCAGGCCGCGCCGGGCGCACTCCTGCTCCAGGGACCGCACGAGCGACGCCATCATGCGGATCGGTGGCTCGTCGTTGTTCTGCAGTCGGGCCCGGTACCGGTGTACCAGTTCGGCGCGGACCTCCCGGACGAGCAGCCGTTGCTCCTGCAGGTGGATCGCGACGCCGGCCACGTCGGTTCGCAGAGTCATCGCCGGTGTCCCTCCGCCAGCGCGGCGACGATGTGTTTGCCCATTTC
The window above is part of the Micromonospora sp. LH3U1 genome. Proteins encoded here:
- a CDS encoding pyridoxal phosphate-dependent aminotransferase, with the protein product MTLRTDVAGVAIHLQEQRLLVREVRAELVHRYRARLQNNDEPPIRMMASLVRSLEQECARRGLDPAATRLEIVNRTIGDVDTRLITEREGEDGGPGDYRMLADELGIALPGEDIQGHVATGRVYQWLREQMMAMERVVLRAGFDARVYDLASVGNPVLREWLADDMRQWGLEADAGHVALGLGATDCMDKVLRGLAAVARKSSRAVGAVLLPAPGFNVLESQAEANGYRVHPVRTRAEDHFKLTAEQLDQALREHADVTLVYLTVTSNPSTFAYQPEELRDLVAVLRRWREHGRTVYLMADLAYIGTGVPADDEARMRALTSATDITGQMIYVSSLSKTHTLTGERFGWVTFGDAGLAARLTGSWINSVASMPGEWQLRFMAYHRLFRENPHLITKIRSLYALRRSRLRSQLAQLDQQFGLFERIFADDDATIYNWSELRAGEDCFSVFQKTGIAGIPGSTFNYSDRYVRFSVGILPVTTD